From a region of the Cenarchaeum symbiont of Oopsacas minuta genome:
- a CDS encoding DNA (cytosine-5-)-methyltransferase, whose protein sequence is MPRTPQINRLVNLRKKLESEYNNRFYVDTLKIKKLKNRLTHVDLFSGAGGNIEGMRQAGFDTLLSIEIDQDASNTIKKNFSNVNHIEGDICNIDKFEIKKIVNRKSIDVLSAGFPCQGFSIAGFQHIDDKRNILYKQVVRMVRILNPKYVVMENVPGIISMNDGNFVNDIRKLFARYGYPDMSILILESASYGIAQIRPRTIFIANRLGKKNPYPKPILQPNEFVPIESAIRDLECHNRNSKTNHEWTEHRPKMIKRLSKIKAGESLYKTYTDAAKRQYKGVPSMTIKENHGGTHIHYKLNRMISVREMARLQGFPDGFIFSGRMKRAMWQVGNAAPPPLFRHIGLALRSQLT, encoded by the coding sequence ATGCCACGTACCCCTCAAATAAATAGACTTGTAAACTTACGTAAAAAACTAGAATCAGAATATAATAATAGATTTTACGTAGATACATTAAAAATTAAAAAATTAAAAAATAGACTAACTCATGTGGATTTATTTTCTGGTGCTGGCGGGAATATTGAGGGGATGCGTCAAGCTGGATTTGATACTTTATTATCGATAGAGATAGATCAAGATGCATCAAACACAATAAAAAAAAATTTTTCTAACGTGAACCATATTGAAGGAGACATATGTAACATAGATAAATTCGAAATTAAAAAAATAGTGAACCGTAAATCAATCGATGTTTTATCTGCTGGATTTCCGTGTCAAGGATTTTCAATAGCAGGATTTCAACATATAGATGATAAACGAAATATTTTGTACAAACAAGTAGTACGAATGGTAAGAATATTAAATCCCAAATATGTGGTTATGGAAAATGTTCCTGGAATTATTAGCATGAATGACGGTAATTTTGTGAATGACATACGTAAATTATTTGCCAGATATGGGTATCCTGATATGTCTATATTAATTTTGGAATCCGCTAGTTATGGAATTGCACAAATACGACCACGTACAATATTCATTGCAAATCGTTTAGGTAAAAAAAACCCATACCCAAAACCAATACTACAACCAAACGAATTTGTGCCCATCGAATCAGCAATACGAGATTTGGAATGTCATAATAGAAATTCAAAAACAAATCACGAATGGACCGAACACAGACCTAAGATGATAAAACGATTATCAAAAATCAAAGCTGGTGAATCACTTTACAAAACATATACTGATGCAGCAAAAAGACAATACAAAGGTGTTCCATCCATGACAATAAAAGAAAATCATGGCGGAACACACATCCATTACAAATTAAACAGAATGATTTCAGTTCGTGAAATGGCACGATTGCAGGGATTCCCAGACGGGTTTATATTTTCAGGTAGAATGAAACGGGCTATGTGGCAAGTAGGAAATGCAGCCCCCCCACCATTATTCAGACATATTGGACTAGCATTACGAAGTCAATTAACGTGA
- a CDS encoding restriction endonuclease: MNILDVNAYKKTFRDNAKTLMVFEVLEDREWHCRTCEYDHVGSTQIAGSGGIQGLQRGSTNRDGLEIDSKNNLCANCKKRTMHDKWSGNAKPKVTGGSLSNPVQQKVLELYNYKDVVEQIKRSANELTIDHRFPRLRWTDGYGDADMKTDMSIEDIKKRFQLLKKSNGTASHNHLKSRACEKCFEENKRGSPFGIKFYYNGDENWEGENLKDENGCHGCGWYDFNKWRKALNKFIIDKK; encoded by the coding sequence GTGAATATTTTGGACGTAAATGCTTACAAAAAAACATTTAGGGATAATGCAAAAACATTAATGGTTTTTGAAGTTTTAGAAGATAGAGAATGGCATTGTAGAACGTGTGAGTATGATCACGTCGGATCTACACAAATTGCTGGAAGTGGTGGCATACAGGGATTACAGAGAGGTAGTACAAATAGAGATGGGCTGGAAATTGACTCTAAAAATAATTTATGCGCAAACTGCAAGAAACGTACAATGCATGATAAATGGTCAGGTAATGCTAAACCAAAAGTAACAGGAGGTAGTTTGTCCAATCCTGTACAACAAAAAGTATTGGAGTTGTACAATTACAAAGATGTTGTGGAACAGATAAAACGATCTGCAAATGAATTAACAATAGATCATAGATTCCCAAGATTGCGCTGGACTGATGGATATGGAGATGCAGATATGAAAACAGATATGAGTATTGAGGATATCAAAAAGAGATTTCAGTTATTAAAAAAATCTAACGGTACTGCAAGCCACAATCACCTCAAAAGTAGAGCATGTGAAAAATGTTTTGAGGAAAACAAACGAGGGTCTCCATTTGGAATAAAATTCTATTATAACGGAGATGAAAATTGGGAAGGTGAAAATCTTAAGGATGAAAATGGATGTCATGGGTGTGGGTGGTATGATTTTAATAAATGGCGTAAAGCATTAAATAAATTTATCATCGATAAAAAATAA